One Xyrauchen texanus isolate HMW12.3.18 chromosome 2, RBS_HiC_50CHRs, whole genome shotgun sequence genomic window carries:
- the ino80b gene encoding INO80 complex subunit B, with the protein MGKRKDMIHPRFLAGNGDDYSVHKKKHKKHKKHKKKHHRDDGHSFSSEALESDSGIVLKPPQLKLKIKLGGQTLGTKSVPTFTVIPDSLHSISPMTVDSDDDNDDDEDSDDEVPSEGVPIEQYRAWLDEDSNLDPGPLPDMNTDSLLVGPMDEEERWLDALEKGELDDNGELKKEMDESLLTARQKALLLKHQVQPLLELPMGYKEKELTAEMMQKREERARKRRLQAAKKAEESKNQTIERLTKTSKAKIKSMKERRSKQTHLPMVRYSSSAHGTTVSYPVGVLAPTPTPPRAPPAVPVNCGVSGCSNLKKYSCSKTGTPLCSLECYKKNLILVEGVA; encoded by the exons ATGGGGAAAAGGAAAGACATGATTCACCCCAGATTTCTCGCTG GAAATGGGGATGATTATAGTGTccacaaaaagaaacacaaaaagcACAAGAAACACAAGAAGAAGCATCATCGGGATGATGGACACAGTTTCTCCTCTGAAGCTCTGGAGTCAGACTCTGGTATCGTGCTGAAACCTCCTCAACTCAAACTCAAGATCAAACTTGGTGGACAAACTCTAGGTACCAAGAG TGTTCCCACATTCACAGTGATCCCAGACTCTCTACACTCCATATCACCAATGACTGTAGACAGTGATGATGACAACGATGATGATGAAGACTCTGATGATGAAGTGCCATCAGAGGGAGTTCCAATCGAGCAGTACAGAGCGTGGCTAG ATGAAGACAGTAACCTGGACCCGGGTCCTCTACCAGACATGAACACCGATTCGCTGTTGGTAGGACCCATGGATGAGGAGGAAAGGTGGCTGGATGCTTTGGAAAAAGGAGAATTGGATGATAATGGAGAGTTAAAGAAAGAGATGGATGAGTCTCTACTTACTGCCAGACAG AAAGCGCTCTTACTCAAGCACCAGGTCCAGCCTTTACTGGAGCTCCCTATGGGATACAAAGAAAAGGAGCTAACGGCAGAAATGATGCAGAAACGTGAGGAACGAGCTCGCAAACGACGCCTTCAGGCAGCCAAGAAAGCTGAGGAGAGCAAGAACCAGACTATCGAGAGACTGACTAAGACAAGCAAAGCCAAGATTAAGAGTATGAAGGAACGCAGGTCAAAACAGACCCATCTGCCTATGGTGCGCTATAGCAGTTCTGCCCATGGCACAACTGTTTCTTACCCTGTTGGGGTACTTGCCCCGACCCCTACACCGCCCCGAGCACCACCTGCTGTGCCAGTAAACTGTGGAGTGTCTGGATGCTCCAACCTGAAGAAATACTCCTGTTCTAAGACTGGGACGCCTCTGTGCAGTCTGGAGTGCTACAAGAAGAACCTGATACTTGTGGAGGGTGTTGCTTAA